One window from the genome of Pseudomonas fluorescens encodes:
- the pncB gene encoding nicotinate phosphoribosyltransferase, translating to MDSAFDSSSGTIQSLLDTDYYTFTMMQAVLHQHPNVEVEYQFIVRSKERLGHLIPDIRVELEKLAGLQLREGEQRFLFNKRFREYLTPDFEQFLGLFRFNLRYIHVAEVDGQLHIRVRGPMLHCIMFEQPVLAMVSELRNREKYPEVELADVTRKLYQKFEWLEKNASREELAEFRVSDFSTRRRLSFRAQREVVNVMRSDFPGVFVGTSNAHLAYEFDLPLIGTMAHQWLMVHQQLGRLRESQNAALENWVREYRGRLGIALTDCISTDFFLKDFDLYFAKLYDGLRQDSGDPIVWADKVLGRYQELGIDPRTKDLMFSDGLNFEKCLPILRHVRGKAKFGFGMGTSLACDVDGVEPLSIVMKLVRVHGEPVVKFSDDPIKNVCEDVSFLRYAAQVFNVALINPQLGA from the coding sequence ATGGACAGTGCATTCGATTCAAGCAGTGGCACCATCCAGAGCCTTCTGGATACCGACTACTACACCTTCACCATGATGCAGGCGGTCTTGCACCAGCACCCGAATGTCGAGGTGGAATACCAGTTCATCGTGCGTTCCAAGGAGCGGCTCGGTCACCTGATCCCGGACATCCGTGTCGAACTGGAGAAGCTCGCCGGGTTGCAGCTGCGCGAAGGGGAGCAGCGGTTCCTGTTCAACAAGCGTTTCCGTGAGTACCTGACCCCGGACTTCGAACAGTTTCTTGGCCTGTTTCGCTTCAATTTGCGTTACATCCACGTTGCGGAAGTCGATGGCCAACTTCACATCCGCGTCCGTGGCCCGATGCTGCACTGCATCATGTTCGAGCAACCGGTATTGGCGATGGTCAGCGAACTGCGCAACCGCGAGAAATACCCCGAGGTCGAGTTGGCCGACGTCACCCGCAAGTTGTACCAGAAGTTCGAATGGCTGGAGAAAAATGCCAGCCGTGAAGAACTCGCCGAGTTTCGCGTTTCAGACTTCTCCACCCGGCGGCGGCTGTCGTTCAGGGCCCAGCGTGAAGTGGTGAATGTGATGCGCAGCGATTTTCCTGGGGTCTTTGTCGGCACCAGTAACGCTCACTTGGCCTACGAGTTCGATCTGCCCCTGATTGGCACCATGGCTCACCAATGGCTGATGGTGCACCAGCAACTCGGGCGCTTGCGCGAGAGCCAGAACGCGGCGTTGGAAAACTGGGTGCGCGAGTATCGCGGCCGCCTTGGTATCGCCCTGACGGACTGCATCAGCACCGACTTTTTCCTCAAGGATTTCGACCTGTACTTTGCCAAGCTCTATGACGGCCTGCGCCAGGATTCCGGTGATCCGATCGTCTGGGCCGACAAGGTGCTGGGGCGCTACCAGGAACTGGGCATCGATCCGCGTACCAAGGACCTGATGTTCTCCGATGGCCTCAATTTCGAAAAGTGCCTGCCGATCCTGCGTCATGTTCGCGGCAAGGCCAAATTCGGCTTTGGCATGGGCACCAGCCTGGCTTGTGATGTCGACGGTGTCGAACCGCTGAGCATCGTCATGAAACTGGTGCGGGTCCACGGCGAACCGGTGGTGAAGTTCTCCGACGACCCGATCAAGAACGTCTGCGAGGATGTCTCGTTTCTGCGGTACGCCGCCCAAGTGTTCAACGTCGCCCTGATCAATCCACAGTTGGGAGCTTGA
- the nadE gene encoding ammonia-dependent NAD(+) synthetase has protein sequence MTSFQQESIAQELGIDRQLTQGGEATEIARRVEFIKQILRESGCQSLVLGISGGVDSLTAGRLCQLAVEQLRGEDYAARFIAVRLPYKAQADEQDAQASLDFIRPDVITTSNIAACVDGLMGSIAIDGLQPSAELTDFAKGNAKARARMLAQYAIANLSNGLVVGTDHGAEAVMGFFTKFGDGACDLAPLSGLTKTQVRLLADAMGAPAHLVRKAPTADLEDLAPGKLDEVAYGCSYEEIDAYLMGQEVSPQARQIIEHAYIKTAHKRALPRVPAL, from the coding sequence ATGACTTCGTTTCAGCAAGAGAGCATTGCCCAGGAGCTGGGCATCGACCGCCAACTCACGCAGGGCGGCGAAGCAACCGAGATTGCCCGCCGCGTCGAGTTCATAAAGCAGATCTTGCGCGAGTCGGGTTGCCAGTCCCTGGTCCTGGGGATCAGTGGCGGCGTCGACTCCCTTACCGCCGGTCGCCTCTGCCAGTTGGCGGTGGAGCAACTGCGGGGTGAAGACTACGCGGCGCGGTTTATCGCCGTCCGGCTGCCGTACAAGGCCCAGGCCGACGAGCAAGACGCCCAGGCTTCCCTGGATTTCATCCGGCCGGACGTGATCACCACCAGCAACATCGCCGCGTGTGTCGACGGGCTGATGGGCAGCATCGCCATCGATGGCTTGCAGCCTTCGGCCGAACTCACCGACTTTGCCAAAGGCAACGCCAAGGCCCGGGCACGGATGCTGGCGCAATACGCCATCGCCAACTTAAGCAACGGGTTGGTGGTGGGCACCGATCATGGGGCAGAGGCGGTGATGGGGTTTTTCACCAAGTTCGGCGACGGCGCGTGCGACCTGGCACCGTTGTCCGGGCTGACGAAGACCCAGGTGCGATTGTTGGCCGACGCGATGGGCGCCCCCGCGCACCTGGTGCGCAAGGCGCCGACCGCGGACCTGGAAGACCTGGCGCCCGGCAAGTTGGACGAAGTGGCGTATGGCTGCAGCTACGAGGAAATCGACGCGTACCTGATGGGCCAAGAGGTGTCGCCCCAGGCGCGACAGATCATCGAGCACGCCTACATCAAGACGGCCCACAAGCGCGCATTGCCCCGCGTTCCGGCCTTGTAG
- a CDS encoding methyl-accepting chemotaxis protein, with amino-acid sequence MGIHLKFGHKILLGACAIVMTVFLSFSLFNDHRQEASTREALHSNLQATGQLLGANLGSWLAGRILLIEGAAETVAAHPTPDTISRVLSQDIITKTFIASYVGLEDSRFFIHPERVMPDGYDVRQRSWYKDAARTLQPVLTEPYIGAGIDYLIMTQAAPIKVNGKAVGVLGASLSLEQLAKIINAVDLNGIGYAFLVSDDGKILVHPDSTRVTQTLAQAFPEGPPSINRALNEVQENGQARIVTFTPIDGLPSLHWSIGLSVDKDKAYAALHEFRTSALIATLIAMLVMVGLLGLLINALMRPLRSMGLAMQSIADGEGDLTQRLHSLSRDEFGLMAAGFNRFVERIQQSIREVLASSIQLTQLASQVSQASNSSLKSSDTQAALTHNVATAINELGAAAQEIARSAAHASSRASDTRDRTREGQSVVQQSISAMSQLSSQVVNTRQDIESLNEKTLKIGRILDVIKGISDQTNLLALNAAIEAARAGDAGRGFAVVSDEVRTLAHRTQQSAQEIHGMIEALQANAGNAVSAMLESQRYSDDNVNTAKLAGERLDRVLLGIGEIDEINLSVATATEEQTSVVDNLDRDISHINDLNQEMVGNLQSTLQACTELEDQSRRLQQMVNTFKI; translated from the coding sequence ATGGGCATCCATCTGAAATTCGGTCACAAGATTCTTCTTGGTGCCTGCGCCATCGTGATGACGGTATTTCTGTCTTTCTCTTTGTTCAACGACCATCGCCAGGAAGCCAGCACCCGCGAAGCACTGCACAGCAATCTGCAGGCCACGGGCCAGTTGCTGGGTGCGAACCTCGGCAGCTGGCTGGCCGGCCGGATCCTGTTGATCGAAGGTGCCGCCGAAACCGTCGCCGCTCATCCCACGCCGGACACCATCAGCCGCGTTCTATCCCAGGACATCATTACAAAGACCTTCATAGCCAGCTACGTCGGTCTTGAAGACAGTCGGTTCTTTATTCATCCCGAACGGGTGATGCCCGATGGCTATGATGTCCGCCAACGCTCTTGGTACAAAGACGCGGCTCGCACCCTTCAACCCGTGCTCACCGAACCCTACATCGGTGCGGGTATCGATTATCTGATCATGACCCAAGCGGCTCCGATCAAGGTCAATGGCAAAGCCGTTGGGGTACTGGGTGCGAGCCTGAGCCTGGAACAACTCGCGAAAATCATCAATGCCGTGGACCTCAACGGCATAGGCTATGCCTTCCTGGTCAGCGACGACGGCAAGATCCTGGTGCACCCGGACAGCACGCGGGTTACCCAGACACTGGCGCAAGCGTTCCCCGAAGGCCCGCCGAGTATCAACAGGGCCTTGAATGAAGTGCAGGAAAACGGTCAGGCGCGGATCGTCACTTTTACGCCGATCGACGGCCTACCCTCGCTGCACTGGTCCATCGGACTTTCCGTGGATAAAGACAAAGCCTACGCCGCACTCCATGAGTTTCGCACCTCGGCGCTGATCGCCACCCTGATCGCGATGCTGGTCATGGTCGGCTTGCTCGGCCTGCTGATCAACGCCCTGATGCGACCTTTACGCAGCATGGGCTTAGCCATGCAATCCATAGCCGATGGCGAAGGTGACCTGACCCAACGCCTGCACAGCCTGTCCCGGGACGAGTTCGGCCTGATGGCAGCAGGGTTCAACCGCTTCGTCGAACGGATCCAACAATCGATCCGAGAAGTCCTGGCGTCCAGTATCCAGCTCACTCAATTGGCATCACAGGTCAGCCAGGCGTCCAACTCTTCCCTGAAAAGCTCTGACACTCAAGCGGCGCTGACCCATAACGTTGCCACGGCGATCAATGAACTGGGGGCCGCTGCCCAGGAAATCGCTCGTAGCGCCGCTCACGCGTCAAGCCGCGCCTCTGACACCAGAGATCGGACCCGGGAAGGCCAGTCTGTGGTGCAGCAAAGTATCAGTGCCATGTCGCAACTCTCGTCGCAAGTGGTCAATACGCGCCAGGACATCGAAAGCCTGAATGAAAAAACGCTGAAGATCGGACGTATTCTCGACGTCATCAAAGGCATCTCTGACCAGACCAACCTGCTGGCCCTTAACGCTGCCATCGAGGCCGCCCGCGCCGGAGATGCCGGACGCGGTTTTGCGGTGGTCTCGGACGAAGTGCGCACGCTCGCCCATCGCACCCAACAATCAGCCCAGGAAATCCACGGCATGATCGAGGCGTTGCAAGCAAATGCCGGCAACGCGGTGAGCGCCATGCTCGAAAGCCAGCGTTACAGCGACGACAACGTCAATACTGCCAAGCTCGCGGGCGAACGGCTCGATCGCGTGCTGCTAGGTATTGGCGAGATCGACGAGATCAACCTGTCGGTGGCCACCGCCACCGAAGAGCAAACCTCAGTGGTGGATAACCTCGATCGCGACATCAGCCACATCAATGACCTGAACCAGGAAATGGTCGGCAACCTGCAATCCACCTTGCAGGCCTGCACAGAACTGGAAGATCAGTCACGCCGCCTGCAACAAATGGTCAATACCTTCAAGATCTGA
- the nudK gene encoding GDP-mannose pyrophosphatase NudK yields MTQAISIKDRVRIKHVEVLSDDWYVLRKTTYDYLGRNGQWRELTRETYDRGNGATILLYSKAKQTVVLTRQFRFPAFVNGHDDLLIETCAGLLDNDDPHTCIRKETQEETGYIIQDVRKVFDAFMSPGSVTERVHFFVGEYFDEDKQHEGGGLEAEGEEIEVLELSLDQALGMIESGEICDGKTIMLLQYAKLHRLLD; encoded by the coding sequence ATGACACAGGCAATCAGCATCAAGGATCGCGTACGCATCAAGCACGTCGAAGTCCTCTCGGACGATTGGTACGTGCTGCGCAAGACCACCTATGACTACCTCGGCCGCAACGGCCAATGGCGCGAACTGACGCGCGAGACCTATGACCGCGGCAACGGCGCCACCATCCTGCTGTACAGCAAGGCCAAGCAAACGGTGGTGTTGACCCGGCAGTTTCGCTTTCCGGCTTTCGTCAACGGGCATGATGACCTGTTGATAGAAACCTGCGCCGGCCTGTTGGACAACGACGACCCGCACACCTGCATCCGCAAGGAAACCCAGGAGGAAACCGGCTACATCATCCAGGACGTGCGCAAGGTGTTCGACGCCTTCATGAGCCCAGGCTCGGTGACTGAGCGGGTGCATTTTTTCGTCGGCGAATATTTCGACGAAGACAAGCAGCACGAAGGCGGTGGCCTTGAAGCCGAGGGCGAAGAGATCGAAGTGCTGGAGCTGTCCCTCGACCAGGCCTTGGGCATGATCGAGAGCGGGGAGATCTGCGACGGCAAGACCATCATGTTGTTGCAGTACGCCAAGCTGCATCGGTTGCTGGATTAG
- a CDS encoding LTA synthase family protein: MNILYRASTHPRAALIALIGCVLLVPMGLRLALGWSDPLGYLSDLGVGGLLIALFYRRPWWLVLPVLLAWSALTLASIELVSAVGRMPNPSDIHYLTDPQFVENSTSGGFAHPWLAAIQLAALAFWLMTQWTSRPHLTPRLPRHAWAVPVLLLLSHGALQTWRPSEADQWNVFNLPHQLVTAGVAAGQDQARQWLDGDAVDPAPPMAGLTRLDLDGNRLLAEPGRARNVLVIALEGIPGAYVSANRQALNSRYQENLMPHLSAWAERGMNTPDYVLHSHQTIRGLYAMLCGDYDKLDDGTPKGVEMLNQTQRNQACLPAQLRQNGFSTHFLQGAGLRFMAKDRIMPHIGFDTTLGMEWFTRPAYLEFPWGKDDKTFFEGALDYVGQLQQADKPWMLTLLTVGTHQPYSAPDDYLQRYDTAKQAAVGYLDDALASFLAGLERQGILDNTLVVITSDESHGIDDVRLASSWGFNLTLAPEPLPRIKSGTYGHVDLTASILDYFGFTVPTSLSGRSMFRDYPTGREIMSFTNGKLRYHDGKGTFTECDFLQHCRYYSSEGFIADRATYGGQYSGQRARLISARATALDQTLMRTPLNQHYQFGSADKIPLPAQVTNDWTDNLIGAQYLEMPKGSQTRVSLTIRAVEADHAAYISLKAKEFEQDVPMDLPTEVAVTPDQPLVMNISFDNPQQRKAFSFHLLGHGVGAIEISDFSVVTELPDQTDQPQYLDDMQEDSEAQSS, encoded by the coding sequence GTGAATATTCTTTATCGCGCTTCAACCCACCCCCGCGCCGCCCTCATCGCCCTGATTGGCTGCGTATTACTCGTCCCCATGGGCCTGCGTCTCGCCCTGGGTTGGTCCGACCCGCTGGGCTATCTGTCGGACCTGGGCGTCGGTGGGTTACTGATCGCGTTGTTTTATCGTCGCCCCTGGTGGCTGGTGCTGCCGGTATTGCTGGCCTGGAGTGCGTTGACGCTGGCTAGCATCGAGCTGGTCAGTGCGGTGGGGCGGATGCCCAATCCTTCGGACATTCATTACCTGACCGACCCGCAGTTCGTTGAAAACTCCACCAGCGGCGGCTTCGCCCATCCGTGGCTGGCCGCGATCCAGTTGGCCGCGCTGGCGTTCTGGCTGATGACCCAATGGACCAGCCGCCCACACCTGACGCCACGCTTGCCTCGCCACGCCTGGGCCGTGCCCGTGTTGCTCCTGTTGAGCCACGGCGCATTGCAAACCTGGCGCCCCAGTGAGGCGGACCAATGGAACGTGTTCAACCTGCCTCACCAACTCGTCACCGCAGGTGTCGCGGCCGGGCAGGACCAAGCCCGGCAATGGCTCGACGGCGATGCCGTGGACCCCGCCCCGCCCATGGCGGGGCTGACCCGCCTGGACCTCGATGGCAACAGGCTGCTGGCCGAACCGGGGCGTGCGCGCAACGTCCTGGTCATCGCCCTGGAGGGCATTCCCGGCGCCTACGTGAGTGCCAACCGCCAGGCCTTGAACAGCCGCTATCAGGAAAACCTGATGCCACACCTCAGCGCCTGGGCCGAGCGAGGCATGAACACCCCCGATTACGTCCTGCACAGCCACCAGACCATTCGTGGCTTGTACGCGATGCTGTGTGGCGACTACGACAAACTCGACGACGGCACGCCCAAAGGCGTCGAAATGCTCAACCAGACCCAGCGCAACCAGGCCTGCCTCCCGGCCCAGTTGCGCCAGAACGGCTTTTCCACGCATTTCCTCCAGGGCGCGGGCCTGCGGTTCATGGCCAAGGACCGGATCATGCCGCACATCGGCTTCGACACGACCCTGGGCATGGAGTGGTTCACTCGCCCCGCCTACCTGGAATTCCCTTGGGGCAAGGACGACAAGACGTTCTTCGAAGGCGCGCTGGACTACGTAGGGCAACTGCAACAAGCGGACAAGCCCTGGATGCTGACCTTGCTGACCGTTGGCACGCACCAGCCCTACTCGGCGCCGGATGACTACCTGCAACGCTACGACACCGCCAAGCAGGCGGCGGTGGGTTACCTGGACGACGCACTGGCGAGCTTCCTGGCGGGCCTGGAACGCCAGGGCATCCTGGACAATACCCTGGTGGTCATCACCTCGGACGAATCCCATGGCATCGACGATGTGCGGCTGGCCTCGTCCTGGGGGTTCAACCTGACGCTGGCGCCGGAACCATTGCCCCGGATCAAGTCAGGCACCTACGGGCATGTGGACCTGACCGCCTCGATCCTCGATTACTTCGGCTTCACGGTGCCCACGTCGTTGTCCGGTCGCTCGATGTTCAGGGACTACCCGACGGGCCGGGAAATCATGTCGTTCACCAATGGCAAGCTGCGCTACCACGACGGCAAGGGCACATTCACCGAATGCGATTTCCTCCAGCATTGCCGTTACTACAGCAGCGAAGGTTTCATCGCCGACCGCGCCACCTATGGCGGGCAATACAGCGGCCAGCGCGCCCGATTGATCAGCGCCCGGGCCACGGCCCTGGACCAGACCCTGATGCGCACGCCCCTGAACCAGCACTATCAGTTCGGCAGCGCCGATAAAATCCCGCTGCCGGCCCAGGTCACCAATGACTGGACCGACAACCTGATCGGTGCCCAATACCTGGAAATGCCCAAGGGTTCACAGACCCGCGTCAGCCTGACCATCCGTGCGGTAGAGGCCGACCATGCCGCCTACATCTCCCTCAAGGCCAAGGAGTTCGAGCAGGATGTGCCAATGGACCTGCCGACCGAGGTGGCGGTGACACCCGACCAGCCGCTGGTAATGAACATCAGTTTCGACAACCCACAGCAGCGCAAGGCGTTTTCCTTCCATCTGCTCGGCCATGGCGTCGGCGCCATCGAGATCAGCGACTTCAGCGTCGTGACCGAACTGCCGGACCAGACGGACCAGCCGCAATACCTGGACGATATGCAGGAAGACAGCGAGGCCCAATCCAGTTGA
- a CDS encoding LysR family transcriptional regulator yields the protein MDRFQEMQVFLAVAQESGFSAAARRLGLSAASVTRAVAGLEQRIGTPLLVRTTRNVYLSEAGQRFLEDCRRILSDLQEAEDSAAGSHVQPRGQLTITAPVLFGQLFVTPLLVDYLHRFPEVSINALLLDRTVSLVEEGIDVALRIGELPDSNLHAVRVGEVRRVVCGSPDFFARHGRPRHPDDLERMPVVASSAIGQVKSWTFIDSGQPLAVRPVPRLVVTANQAAITAACQGLGMTRVLSYQVAGNVAADELEIVLADFELPPLPIHVVYQGGRNAPARVRSFVDFVVSALREHPALSG from the coding sequence ATGGACAGGTTCCAGGAAATGCAGGTTTTTCTCGCCGTGGCCCAAGAGTCGGGTTTTTCGGCGGCGGCGCGGCGCCTGGGCCTGTCGGCGGCCAGCGTCACGCGGGCGGTGGCAGGGTTGGAACAACGCATCGGCACGCCATTGCTGGTGCGCACCACCCGCAATGTGTACCTGAGTGAAGCCGGTCAGCGCTTTCTCGAGGACTGTCGGCGGATCCTGAGCGATTTGCAGGAAGCCGAGGATTCGGCGGCCGGTAGTCACGTTCAGCCCCGTGGGCAATTGACGATCACCGCGCCGGTGCTGTTCGGCCAGTTGTTCGTTACGCCGCTGCTGGTGGATTACCTGCATCGGTTCCCAGAGGTCAGCATCAACGCTTTGCTATTGGACCGTACGGTGAGCCTGGTGGAGGAGGGCATCGACGTTGCCCTGCGCATCGGCGAGCTGCCGGACAGCAACCTACACGCCGTTCGGGTCGGTGAAGTACGGCGAGTGGTGTGCGGCTCCCCGGATTTCTTCGCCCGCCACGGGCGGCCCCGGCATCCGGATGACCTGGAGCGAATGCCCGTGGTGGCGTCGTCGGCCATTGGCCAGGTCAAAAGCTGGACCTTCATCGACTCAGGCCAACCGTTGGCCGTCCGGCCCGTGCCTCGGCTGGTGGTGACGGCCAACCAGGCGGCGATCACCGCCGCTTGCCAGGGGTTGGGAATGACGCGAGTCCTGTCTTATCAAGTGGCAGGCAACGTGGCCGCCGACGAACTGGAAATCGTCCTGGCCGATTTCGAATTGCCGCCTCTGCCGATCCATGTGGTGTACCAGGGCGGACGCAATGCGCCGGCGCGGGTCCGCAGTTTTGTCGATTTTGTCGTCAGTGCATTGCGCGAACATCCAGCCTTGAGCGGCTGA
- a CDS encoding glutathione S-transferase family protein, with amino-acid sequence MNPIKHYHFPLSGHSHRVQLMLSLLGLPVEEVFVDLAKGAHKQPGFLALNTFGQVPVIDDDGVVLADSNAILVYLAHKYGKGRWLPTDPVGAARVQRWLSAAAGPIHAGPATARLITVFGAAYNAEDVIARSHAVLKVIDQELSRRDFLAGDTATVADIAGYSYIAHAPEGNVSLEDYVHVRAWLARIEALPGFVGMPRTVVGLQKHA; translated from the coding sequence ATGAACCCTATCAAGCACTATCACTTCCCGCTTTCCGGCCATTCCCATCGCGTTCAATTGATGCTTTCGTTGCTCGGGCTACCGGTCGAGGAGGTCTTCGTCGACTTGGCCAAGGGCGCGCACAAACAGCCGGGTTTCCTCGCGCTCAATACGTTTGGCCAGGTACCGGTCATTGACGATGACGGTGTGGTGCTGGCGGACTCCAACGCAATCCTGGTGTACCTGGCGCACAAATATGGCAAGGGCCGTTGGCTGCCCACCGATCCAGTCGGCGCCGCGCGGGTGCAGCGCTGGTTGTCGGCGGCGGCCGGGCCGATCCATGCGGGGCCGGCAACGGCGCGACTGATCACGGTGTTTGGCGCGGCCTACAACGCCGAGGACGTGATTGCCCGTTCCCACGCTGTGCTGAAAGTCATCGATCAGGAATTGAGCCGTCGTGATTTTCTGGCGGGTGATACGGCGACCGTCGCGGACATCGCCGGCTACAGCTACATCGCCCACGCACCGGAAGGCAATGTGTCGTTGGAAGACTATGTCCATGTGCGGGCCTGGCTGGCGCGGATCGAAGCCTTGCCCGGGTTCGTGGGCATGCCGCGTACGGTTGTCGGGTTGCAAAAGCACGCCTGA
- a CDS encoding glycosyltransferase family 4 protein, producing MRVLHFYKSYLTDSMGGIAQVIFQLCDSSDRLGIDNTVLTLSEHPAPGPIQLRQHIVHQARMDFQVASTGFSYSVFKKFRELAAEADVINYHFPWPFMDLVHFCSAVKKPYVVTYHSDIVRQRHLLKLYRPLMRRFLDGADRIVAASPNYVQTSDVLKEYSAKTRIITYGLNKTSYPQADAERMAGWKARLGERFFLFVGVMRYYKGLHILLDALKGVDYPVVILGAGPLEKQLHAQATKLGLRNLHFLGRLGDEDKVALLELSYAIVFPSHLRSEAFGISLLEGAMFGKPMISSEIGTGTSYINIHDETGLVVPPSNPEAFREAMRTLWENPAQAQAMGIKAEARYRQLFTSEEMGQKWVQLYEELLEEKALSYA from the coding sequence ATGCGAGTCCTGCACTTTTACAAAAGTTATTTGACTGACTCCATGGGCGGCATCGCACAGGTCATTTTCCAGCTTTGCGACAGCAGCGACCGATTGGGTATCGATAACACCGTGCTGACGTTGAGCGAACATCCCGCACCCGGTCCGATCCAGCTCCGACAGCATATCGTTCATCAAGCTCGAATGGACTTCCAAGTGGCGTCCACCGGTTTCTCCTACAGCGTGTTCAAGAAATTCCGTGAGCTGGCCGCCGAAGCGGACGTGATCAACTACCACTTCCCCTGGCCGTTCATGGACCTGGTGCACTTTTGCAGTGCCGTGAAAAAACCCTACGTGGTGACCTATCATTCGGACATCGTCCGCCAACGGCACCTGCTCAAGCTCTATCGGCCGCTGATGCGACGCTTCCTGGACGGCGCTGACCGTATCGTCGCGGCCTCGCCGAACTATGTTCAAACCAGCGATGTGCTCAAGGAATACAGCGCCAAGACCCGGATCATCACCTACGGCCTGAACAAGACCAGTTATCCACAGGCTGACGCCGAACGCATGGCGGGATGGAAGGCAAGACTGGGCGAGCGCTTCTTTTTGTTCGTGGGGGTGATGCGTTATTACAAAGGCCTGCACATTCTGCTCGACGCCCTCAAAGGCGTGGATTACCCCGTCGTCATCCTGGGCGCCGGCCCATTGGAAAAGCAACTGCATGCCCAGGCCACGAAACTGGGCCTGCGTAACCTGCATTTCCTCGGGCGCCTGGGGGACGAAGACAAGGTCGCATTGCTGGAACTGAGTTATGCCATCGTGTTTCCTTCACACCTGCGCTCCGAAGCCTTTGGCATCTCCCTGCTCGAAGGCGCGATGTTCGGCAAGCCGATGATCTCCAGCGAAATCGGCACCGGCACCAGCTACATCAACATCCACGACGAAACCGGCCTGGTGGTGCCCCCCAGCAACCCCGAGGCCTTCCGCGAGGCGATGCGCACCCTGTGGGAAAACCCGGCCCAGGCCCAGGCAATGGGCATCAAGGCCGAAGCCCGTTACCGCCAGTTGTTCACCTCCGAAGAGATGGGCCAAAAGTGGGTGCAGTTGTACGAGGAACTGCTGGAGGAAAAGGCACTTTCCTACGCCTGA
- a CDS encoding glycosyltransferase family 4 protein, with the protein MRIALNARILQAPRTGIGHYVAELATALAREPDVQLSLFHGWGWSPQLPPTAKPGYSRLSPLLRRVPGAYQARRWLEQKRFDQGRSKAIDLYHEPSLWPLAFEGPTVITLHDLTHLRYPETQPPARLKEIERRLSRAVEQAQLILTDSQFIADEAQQYFGLPAERLRVAPLGVAARFHPREPEAIDAVLKAHGLEHGRYFLCVGTLEPRKNLSLALRAHAGLPESLRQAFPLFIVGMSGWQQAQLNDELKRALAGGHVCLAGYLPDEQVAQLLAGARALVFPSYYEGFGLPVLEAMASGTPVMTTRCSAMPEVAGPAGIYCEPDDPHAMRDAMERLIEDRLHWQAHREAGLQQAALFSWERCAKVTAHAYRQVLGG; encoded by the coding sequence ATGCGGATAGCCCTCAACGCACGCATTCTCCAGGCGCCACGCACTGGCATCGGCCACTACGTGGCGGAACTGGCGACGGCCTTGGCCCGGGAACCGGATGTACAGCTGTCGCTATTCCACGGCTGGGGCTGGAGCCCGCAATTGCCGCCAACCGCCAAGCCTGGCTATTCAAGGCTGAGCCCCTTGCTGCGACGGGTTCCGGGCGCTTACCAGGCGCGGCGCTGGCTGGAGCAGAAACGCTTCGATCAAGGTCGTTCAAAAGCTATCGACCTGTATCACGAGCCCAGCCTGTGGCCGCTGGCCTTCGAAGGGCCGACGGTGATCACCCTTCATGACCTGACGCACCTGCGCTACCCCGAGACGCAACCACCGGCACGCCTGAAGGAAATCGAGCGACGACTCAGCCGCGCAGTGGAGCAGGCGCAGCTGATCCTGACCGACTCGCAGTTCATCGCCGATGAAGCCCAGCAGTATTTCGGCCTGCCCGCCGAGCGCCTGAGGGTCGCGCCACTGGGGGTCGCGGCACGTTTCCACCCGCGCGAACCGGAAGCGATCGACGCCGTGCTCAAAGCCCATGGCCTGGAGCACGGCCGATACTTCCTCTGTGTCGGCACCCTGGAGCCACGCAAGAACCTGTCGTTGGCCCTGCGCGCCCATGCCGGGCTCCCTGAATCCCTACGTCAGGCTTTTCCTTTGTTCATTGTAGGAATGAGCGGATGGCAACAGGCACAGCTCAATGATGAGTTGAAACGCGCCCTGGCTGGCGGTCATGTTTGTCTGGCGGGTTACCTGCCTGACGAACAGGTCGCCCAATTGTTGGCGGGGGCACGGGCACTGGTGTTCCCGTCGTACTACGAAGGCTTTGGCCTGCCGGTGCTCGAAGCCATGGCCAGTGGCACGCCGGTGATGACCACCCGCTGCTCGGCGATGCCGGAAGTGGCCGGGCCGGCCGGTATCTATTGCGAACCCGACGATCCGCATGCCATGCGCGACGCCATGGAGCGGTTGATCGAAGATCGCCTGCATTGGCAGGCGCATCGGGAAGCGGGATTACAACAGGCCGCGCTGTTTTCCTGGGAACGCTGTGCAAAGGTCACTGCCCACGCGTATCGCCAGGTCTTGGGAGGTTGA